TACTGGGCAGTTAGTTCAAATATGACTGTTGAAGCAACTCAACGCTTGACTGGTGGTGGTGGGTTTGCGATTGGTCATCAACAACAATTTGCAATCTGGTTTGTAGATAAAATAGCAGGACGCTTTGGTAAGAAAGAAGAAAGTTTAGACAATCTTAAATTACCTAAGTTCCTCTCAATCTTCCACGATACAGTTGTTGCATCTGCTACCTTGATGCTCGTATTCTTCGGAGCCATTCTTTTAATCTTGGGTCCAGACATTATGTCTAATAAAGAAGTCATCACTTCAGGAACTCTATTCAATCCTGCTAAACAAGATTTCTTTATGTACATTATCCAAACAGCCTTTACCTTCTCAGTTTACTTGTTCGTTTTGATGCAAGGTGTCCGCATGTTCGTATCTGAGTTGACAAACGCCTTCCAAGGTATTTCAAACAAATTGTTGCCAGGTTCATTCCCAGCGGTGGACGTTGCAGCTTCTTATGGATTTGGTTCTCCAAACGCTGTCTTGTCAGGATTTGCCTTTGGTTTGATTGGTCAATTGATCACAATTGTCTTGCTCATCGTCTTTAAAAATCCGATTCTTATTATTACAGGATTTGTACCAGTGTTCTTTGACAATGCAGCCATTGCGGTCTACGCTGATAAACGCGGCGGATGGAAAGCGGCTGTTATCCTATCATTCATCTCAGGTGTTCTCCAAGTTGCTTTAGGAGCTCTCTGTGTAGCTCTTCTTGATTTAGCATCTTATGGTGGTTACCATGGAAATATCGACTTTGAATTCCCATGGCTTGGATTTGGATATATCTTCAAATACCTTGGTATTGTTGGTTATGTACTTGTGTGTCTCTTCTTGCTTGTTATTCCTCAACTTCAATTTGCCAAAGCAAAAGATAAAGAGAAATATTACAACGGTGAAGTTCAAGAAGAAGCTTAGTATCTAGAAAAAGGAGAAATAAAATGGTTAAAGTATTAGCAGCGTGCGGAAATGGAATGGGTTCATCAATGGTTATCAAGATGAAGGTCGAAAATGCTCTCCGTAAGCTTAATCAAACAGATTTTACAGTCAATTCATGCAGTGTCGGTGAAGCTAAAGGTTTAGCAGCAGGATATGACATCGTAATCGCTTCTCTTCATTTGATTCAAGAATTGGAAGGGCGAACTAATGGGAAGTTAATTGGGCTTGACAACTTGATGGATGATAAAGAAATCACTGAAAAACTCAGTCAAGCACTACAGTAAAAGGTTGGAGGGGGTTGGACAGAAACTGAGAGTTATCGTTTCTGTCCTTCTCCCTCTTTAAATAAAGGAGGCAGATATGAATTTAAAACAAGCTTTAATTGACAATGACTCGATCCGACTAGGTTTAGAGGCTCACGATTGGAAAGAAGCAGTCAAGGTAGCAGTAGATCCCTTGATTGAAAGTGGGGCAATTTTGCCAGAGTATTACGATGCTATCATTGAATCGACTGAAGAGTATGGCCCTTACTATATCTTGATGCCAGGTATGGCTATGCCCCACGCTAGACCTGAAGCGGGTGTGCAAAGTGATGCCTTTTCATTGATTACCTTACAAAATCCTGTTGTATTTTCAGATGGGAAAGAGGTATCTGTTTTGTTGGCACTAGCAGCAACAAGCTCAAAAATTCACACAAGTGTAGCAATTCCACAAATCATTGCCCTGTTTGAATTAGAAGATTCTATTGCACGTTTACAGGCTTGCCAGACTAAAGAAG
Above is a genomic segment from Streptococcus mitis containing:
- a CDS encoding PTS ascorbate transporter subunit IIC (phosphoenolpyruvate-dependent sugar phosphotransferase system; functions with enzymes IIB (sgaB; ulaB) and IIA (sgaA; ulaC) enzyme I and HPr for anaerobic utilization and uptake of L-ascorbate; sgaTBA are regulated by yifQ as well as Crp and Fnr; IIB is phosphorylated by IIA and then transfers the phosphoryl group to the sugar; IIC forms the translocation channel) — protein: MEVISSVLNWFSSNILQNPAFFVGLLVLIGYALLKKPAHDVFSGFVKATVGYMLLNVGAGGLVTTFRPILAALNYKFQIGAAVIDPYFGLAAANNKIAAEFPDFVGTATTALLIGFGINILLVALRKITKVRTLFITGHIMVQQAATVSLMVLFLVPQLRNAYGTAAIGIICGLYWAVSSNMTVEATQRLTGGGGFAIGHQQQFAIWFVDKIAGRFGKKEESLDNLKLPKFLSIFHDTVVASATLMLVFFGAILLILGPDIMSNKEVITSGTLFNPAKQDFFMYIIQTAFTFSVYLFVLMQGVRMFVSELTNAFQGISNKLLPGSFPAVDVAASYGFGSPNAVLSGFAFGLIGQLITIVLLIVFKNPILIITGFVPVFFDNAAIAVYADKRGGWKAAVILSFISGVLQVALGALCVALLDLASYGGYHGNIDFEFPWLGFGYIFKYLGIVGYVLVCLFLLVIPQLQFAKAKDKEKYYNGEVQEEA
- a CDS encoding PTS ascorbate transporter subunit IIB (phosphoenolpyruvate-dependent sugar phosphotransferase system; functions with enzymes IIC (sgaT; ulaA) and IIA (sgaA; ulaC) enzyme I and HPr for anaerobic utilization and uptake of L-ascorbate; sgaTBA are regulated by yifQ as well as Crp and Fnr; IIB is phosphorylated by IIA and then transfers the phosphoryl group to the sugar; IIC forms the translocation channel), encoding MVKVLAACGNGMGSSMVIKMKVENALRKLNQTDFTVNSCSVGEAKGLAAGYDIVIASLHLIQELEGRTNGKLIGLDNLMDDKEITEKLSQALQ
- a CDS encoding PTS ascorbate transporter subunit IIA (phosphoenolpyruvate-dependent sugar phosphotransferase system; functions with enzymes IIB (sgaB; ulaB) and IIC (sgaT; ulaA) enzyme I and HPr for anaerobic utilization and uptake of L-ascorbate; sgaTBA are regulated by yifQ as well as Crp and Fnr; IIB is phosphorylated by IIA and then transfers the phosphoryl group to the sugar; IIC forms the translocation channel) is translated as MNLKQALIDNDSIRLGLEAHDWKEAVKVAVDPLIESGAILPEYYDAIIESTEEYGPYYILMPGMAMPHARPEAGVQSDAFSLITLQNPVVFSDGKEVSVLLALAATSSKIHTSVAIPQIIALFELEDSIARLQACQTKEDVLAMIEESKDSPYLEGLDLES